A single window of Hydrogenispora ethanolica DNA harbors:
- a CDS encoding IS110 family transposase, with translation MKYTTYVGIDAHKETLAVAKIHLEATEADFLGIIPNTADAVKSLVKKLGNPQKLCFCYEAGPCGYVLYRQLVRLGAACIVVAPSLIPTKPGERVKTDRRDAKKLARLLRNGDLTPVWVPGPEQEALRDLVRLREDANIDRLRKRNQLGKFLLRNGIHPSQKTRPWTVKYWQWLKALHFEQYAHQIVVSESIQTIERAEALVNRLDKAIEEAASHLTNPKLFQALQGFKGIGLITAATLVAEIGDITRFKTAKQFMAFVGLVPGESSSGGTRRQGRITKTGNAHVRSVIIEAGWHYLKKPVVGKALQKRQANLSEAVITIAWKAQQRLNHKYRKIAAKGKPRQVAVVAVARELLGFVWAMANQVAKENSVA, from the coding sequence ATGAAGTATACCACCTATGTAGGAATTGATGCACACAAAGAAACCTTGGCAGTAGCCAAAATTCATCTAGAGGCAACCGAAGCTGATTTTCTGGGGATCATTCCAAACACGGCCGATGCGGTAAAAAGTCTCGTCAAAAAACTCGGCAACCCTCAAAAACTATGTTTCTGCTATGAAGCAGGCCCTTGCGGGTATGTTCTATACCGACAACTGGTCCGACTCGGAGCTGCCTGCATCGTAGTAGCCCCTTCACTCATTCCAACCAAACCGGGAGAACGCGTCAAAACCGACCGGCGGGATGCCAAGAAATTAGCTCGACTGTTACGAAACGGAGATCTGACTCCGGTATGGGTTCCAGGCCCAGAACAAGAAGCGTTGCGTGATTTGGTAAGGTTACGCGAGGATGCCAATATCGATCGGTTACGGAAACGGAATCAACTTGGCAAGTTTCTCTTGCGAAACGGAATTCATCCTTCCCAAAAGACTCGTCCCTGGACTGTGAAGTATTGGCAATGGCTCAAAGCCCTTCATTTTGAACAATACGCGCATCAGATTGTAGTCAGCGAATCAATCCAAACCATCGAACGGGCGGAGGCCTTAGTGAACCGATTAGACAAGGCCATTGAAGAAGCAGCTTCCCATTTAACCAACCCAAAGCTCTTTCAAGCTTTGCAAGGTTTCAAAGGAATCGGTCTAATTACAGCCGCTACTTTAGTGGCTGAGATTGGGGATATTACCCGATTTAAGACGGCTAAACAATTCATGGCTTTTGTCGGACTTGTCCCCGGGGAATCCTCCAGTGGCGGAACCAGGCGTCAAGGAAGAATCACCAAGACCGGCAATGCACACGTACGTTCGGTGATCATCGAAGCCGGTTGGCACTATCTGAAAAAACCAGTGGTGGGAAAAGCATTACAAAAACGTCAGGCGAACTTATCGGAAGCTGTGATCACGATTGCCTGGAAAGCACAGCAGCGTCTAAATCATAAGTACCGGAAAATTGCCGCGAAGGGTAAACCCAGACAAGTTGCCGTCGTGGCTGTGGCTCGGGAGTTATTGGGATTTGTTTGGGCAATGGCCAATCAAGTCGCAAAAGAAAATTCCGTGGCATAA